The region TACCCTGCTCAATATCGCTGGAGGACGAAAGAATTTTTGAAATGGTCGGACTCCTTCAATATGCATAAACCATTTTGTGAATATCATTCGTCTTTTTACGAGTCACAAACTAATTTGTGACTCGTGGGGTTACCACAAATTTAAAAACCCCTCAGTGTTATGGATAAAACCCTTTGGCCGAAGGATCTGGATCTTGAGGGACGACAAACCGAGGTCCTCCCCTCGCTGTGCTCGGGATGCTGCGCGATCGGCCATGAAGATCGGCCTCAGGACGACAAGCCGCTCGTGTCATCCTGAGGAGCGCAGCGACGAAGGATCTGGGCTTGAGAGCCGAAGGATCTGGGCCTTGCTGTCATCCTGAGGGCTGTTCCATCGCCCGATCGCGCTCGCGGAGCACCCAGAACGAAGTGGAGGGAGCGTCCCCGAAGGGGGAGGATCACGGTCCTGCTGTCATTCTGAGGAGTGAAGCGACGAAGAATCTGATTTTTGCTTCTGAAGGCCTTAAAACCAGGTCCTCCCCTTGCTATGCTCGGGATGCTTCGCGATCGCGTTCGCTCAGGACGACAAGAGCGAGGTCCTCCCCTTGCTGTGCTCGGGATGCTTCGCGATCGCGTTCGCTCAGGACGACAAGAGCGAGGTCCTCCCCTTGCTGTGCTCGGGATGCTCCGCGATCGGCCATGAAGATCGGCCTCAGGACGACAAAGCGCTCGTGTCATCCTGAGGAGAGCAGCGACGAAGGATCTGGGTTTGAGAGCCGAAGGATCAACCCCGAGGTCCTTCGCTTCGCTCAGGACGACAAGAGCGAGGTCCTCCCCTCGCTATGCTCGGGATGCTCCGCGATCGCTTCGCTCAGGACGACGTCTGTTCTGTCATCCTGAGGCCGGCTTTTTTGGCCGAAGGATCTCGCCTTGCCCCTAAGGGACGAAAGACCAAGACCGAGGTCCTTCGCTTCGCTCAGGATGACAAAAGCGGGATGCTGCGCGATCGGCCATGAAGATCGGCCTCAGGACGACAAAGCGCTCGTGTCATCCTGAGGAGAGCAGCGACGAAGGATCTGGGTTTGAGAGCCGAAGGATCTGGGTTTGAGGGACTAAGGATCAACCCCGAGGTCCTCCCCTCGCTGTGCTCTGGATGCTTCGCGATCGCGTTGCTCAGGGCGACAAAAACGAGATCCTTCGCTTCGCTCAGGACGACAAGCCGCTCCTGTCATCCTGAGCGAAGCGACGAAGGATCTGGGCTTGAGAGCCGAAGGATCAACCCCGAGATCCTTCGCTTCGCTCAGGGCGACAAAAGCGGGATGCTTCGCGATCGCTTCGCTCAGGACGACGTCTGTTCTGTCATCCTGAGGCCGGATTTTTTGGCCGAAGGATCTCGCCTTGCCCCTAAGGGACGAAAGACCAAGACCGAGGTCCTTCGCTTCGCTCAGGACGACAAGAGCGAGGTCCTCCCCTCGCTGTGCTCGGGATGCTCCGCGATCGGCCATGAAGATCGGCCTCAGGACGACAAACCGAGGTCCTTCGGCCATAAATCCGGCCTCAGGACGACAAGAGCGAGGTCCTTCCCTCGCTATGCTCGGGATGCTGCGCGATCGGCCATGAAGATCGGCCTCAGGACGACAAACCGAGGTCCTTCGGCCATAAATCCGGCCTCAGGACGACAGAAGCGAGGTCCTTCCCTCGCTATGCTCGGGATGCTCCGCGATCGCTTCGCTCAGGGCGACGTCTGTTCTGTCATCCTGAGGCCGGCTTTTTTGGCCGAAGGATCTCGCCCTTGCCCCTAATGGCCGAAGGATCAACCCCGAGATCCTTCGCTTCGCTCAGGATGACAAAAGCGGGATGCTTCGCGATCGGCCATGAAACCCGGCCTCAGGACGACAAGCCGCTCCTGTCATCCTGAGGAGCGCAGCGACGAAGGATCTGGGCTTGAGAGCCGAAGGATCAACCCCGAGATCCTTCGCTTCGCTCAGGACGACAAGAGCGAGGTCCTTCCCTCGCTGTGCTCGGGATGCTGCGCGATCGCGTTCGCTCAGGACGACGTCTGTTCTGTCATCCTGAGGCCGGCTTTTTTGGCCGAAGGATCTCGCCTTGCCCCTAATGGACGAAAGACCAAGACCGAGGTCCTTCGCTTCGCTCAGGACGACAGAAGCGAGGTCCTTCCCTCGCTATGCTCGGGATGCTCCGAGATCGCGTTCGCTCAGGACGACGTCTGTTCTGTCATCCTGAGGCCGGCTTTTTTGGCCGAAGGATCTTGCCTTGCCCCTAATGGACGAAGGATCAACCCCGAGGTCCTTCGCTTCGCGCAGGACGACAAAGCGAGGTCCTTCCCTCGCTATGCTCGGGATGCTGCGCGATCGCGTTGCTCAGGACGACGTCTGTTCTGTCATCCTGAGGCTGGCTTTTTTGGCCGAAGGATCTCGCCTTGCCCCTAATGGACGAAAGACCAAGACCGAGATCCTTCCCTCGCTGTGCTCGGGATGCTTCGCGATCGCTTCGCTCAGGATGACAAAAGCGGGATGCTGCGCGATCGGCCAGAAATCCGGCCTCAGGACGACAAAAGCGAAGGGGGGGGATCTCGCCCTTGAGGGGGCGAAGAATCTCGCTTTTGCCTTTCCCCCAAAGAGAAAAGAGACAAAAAATTGACATTCCCCTTTATGAGCAATAAAATTACTCGAAAATCATCCTTGCTTTTTCTTCATTCAATTATGGAGGCTCTCAGATGGAAAGCACCACTCGAATTGCGATCATCGGTCTTGGATATGTCGGCCTTCCGCTTGCCGTTGAGTTCGGAAAAAAATACCCGACCACGGGCTTTGACATAAAACCCAGGCGAATCCAGGAGCTCAGCTCAGGCATTGATAGGACGCTGGAGGTTTCCCAGGCTGACCTTTCCGCTTCACCCCATCTTTCTTTCACCTCTAACCCGGCGGATATCAAGCACTGCACCGTGTTTATCGTTACAGTGCCCACACCGGTGGACGATCACAAGCGCCCGGATCTCACCCCCCTCCGGAAAGCCAGTGAAACCGTCGGCAGTGTCCTGAAAAAGAACGACATCGTCATTTTCGAATCTACCGTCTACCCCGGATGCACGGAAGAAGAATGTGTCCCCATTCTTGAAAAAACGAGCGGCCTGGTTTTCAACAAAGATTTCTTCTGCGGCTACAGCCCGGAGAGAATCAACCCCGGCGACAAGAACCACTCGGTCACCTCCATAAAAAAGGTTACCTCCGGGTCTACTGTCGAAACGGCAAAAAAGGTTGACGCCCTGTATAAAAGTATCATCTCCGCAGGCACCCATCCTGCCGGAAGCATAAAGGAAGCCGAGGCCGCAAAAGTAATAGAGAACACCCAAAGAGATATCAACATCGCCTTCGTGAACGAGCTTGCCCTGATATTCGACAAAATGGGAATAGACACCCTGAGTGTCCTCGAAGCCGCCGGAACCAAGTGGAACTTCCTTCCCTTCCGCCCCGGGCTGGTCGGCGGGCACTGCATCGGCGTGGATCCCTATTACCTGACCTACAAGGCCGAATCACTGGGGTATCACCCGGAAATCATTCTCAGCGGACGCCGGATCAACGACGCCATGGGCGCCTATGTGGCCGGCAGGGTGATAAAGCTCATGATCAAAAAAACAGCCCATCGACGGAGCCAGGGTACTTGTCCTCGGCATGACCTTCAAGGAAAACTGCCCTGACATCCGCAACAGTCGGGTGATGGACATCATCAGGGAGCTGCAGGACTTCGGGTGTCGTGTTTCCGTGTTCGACCCCTGGGCGGACCCCCTGGAGGTAAAAGAAGAATACGGCCTAACGATGCTCTCTGATCTCGCCGAAGCGAAGCAAACACCTTTCAACGCCGTCGTCGTGGCCGTAGGCCATAACGAGTTCAGGGAAATCGACCCCCGCTCTCTTGTACCCTCTGACGGCGTGGTTTTTGACGTGAAGGGGATTTTCGATAAAAACGCAATCGACGGGAGGCTTTGATCCCATGAAAGTACTGGTAACGGGAACCGCCGGTTTCATAGGCTATCATACCGCTCTCCGCCTGATCGAGCGGGGAGATGAAGTCGTCGGAATCGATAACATAAACGATTACTATGATGTCCGCCTCAAATTCGGACGGCTGAAAGAGTGCGGCATTGACCCCGAAAAGGCGGTTCTGTGGAACAAAGAAGTCCAAAGCGGTTGCTATCCGAAATACCGCTTCCTCCGGCTTGATCTTGCCGACCGCCAGGGAACAGCCGACCTTTTTGAACGGGAGACGTTCCAGCGGGTAATCCACCTGGCAGCCCAGGCCGGGGTTCGCTACAGCCTGGTCAACCCCCACGCCTATATAGACTCCAACATCACCGGTACGCTCAACATCCTCGAAGGGTGCAGGCACAACGGCGTCGAGCACCTCGTCTACGCCTCCAGCTCCTCCGTCTACGGACTCAACGAAACCATGCCCTTCAGCACTTCCGACAGCGTGGACCATCCGGTCAGCCTCTACGCAGCCACCAAAAAAAGCAACGAACTGATGGCCCACAGCTACAGCAAACTCTACAACCTCCCCACCACGGGGCTGCGGTTCTTCACCGTCTACGGCCCCTGGGGGCGCCCCGACATGGCCCTTTTCCTCTTCACCAAGGCCATCCTCGAAAATAAGCCCATCGACGTTTTTAATAACGGTGAAATGAGCCGGGACTTCACCTACGTGGACGATATCGTCGAAGGCATACTCCGGGTTCTTGACAACCCTCCGGAACCAGACAAACAATGGAGCGGCGCATGCCCTTCCCCCGCAAGCTCCCCGGCGCCCTATAAAATCTACAACATCGGGAACTCCTCGCCGGTCCGCCTGATGGACTTTATCGAAGCAATCGAGGCCGCTTTGGGGAAAAAAGCGCAAAAAAACTACCTGCCCCTGCAAAAAGGAGATGTGCCTGTCACGTGGGCAGATACATCTGACCTTGAAAAGTCTTTTGGTTACAAGCCAGCCACTCCGGTAAAAGAAGGAATTGAGCGGTTTGTGGAGTGGTACCGGAAATTCTACGGAGAGTGATTGTATGACCTGCATTCCAGCCCACTCATAACAGAGCGGGTTGGACATCTATAGCTTCGTAGATATTCCGCTGTTTCTCTATAAAAAATGGATAATCCCTCACCTCAGGGGGTGACTCCCGGAGGTGTCAAGAGACCAAAAAATTGACATTACCTCGCATGAGCAATAAAATTTCTCAAAGAATACAATTTATCCGGTGAGAGGTAAACTATGAGCGTTTCGAATACCGTGTTCATTCCCGAAACAGCGACTCTCGGGCACAATGTGGTCGTAGAAGACGATGTGGAAATCGGCCCTGGGGTGGAGATCGGCCATAACGTGGTCATCCGGCGGGGCGTCCGCATCGGCGAAAACTGCAAGATCCTCGACGGGGCCGTGCTCGGCAAGCAGCCGGCAAAGGCGTCCCTCTCCGCCACCACGGGAGAGCCCAGAGTTCTCCCCCCCCTCGTTCTGGGGCGTGCCGTCACCATCGGCGCCAACTGTGTCATCTACCGGGGGGCCGTCCTGGGCGACGGGGTCTTCGTGGGGGATCTTGCCTCCATCCGCGAAGACGTTGCCATAGGCGAGCTCACCATCATCGGCCGGGGCGTCACCATAGAGAACAAAACAACCATCGGCCGGAAATGCAAGATCGAGACCGAGGCCTACATCACCGCCATGTCCACCGTGGAAGATTACTGCTTCATCGCTCCCTGCGTGGCCTTCACCAACGATAACTTCCTCGGTCGCACTGAGGATCGCAAAAAACACTTCGGCGGCCCCACCCTCAAAAAGGGAGCCAGGATAGGCGCCAACGCCACCCTCCTTCCGGGAGTGACCGTCGGAGAGGACGCCCTTGTGGCCGCCGGCAGCGTGGTCACGAAAGACGTTCCCTCCCGGACGATCGTCGTGGGTTCCCCCGCGAAGGTTCTCCGGTCCGTTCCTGAAGAGCAGCTCATCGAAAACCAAATTTTCTTCGACAAATAGAGGATGATATACACATGACACTACTGGAAAAAATCACCGGCAAAACGGCACGGGTCGGAGTAATCGGCCTCGGCTACGTGGGCCTCCCCCTGGCCGTGGAAAAGGCGAAAGCGGGCTTTTCCGTCATCGGGTTCGACGTACAGAAGGAAAAGTGCGACTCCGTCAACCGGGGAGAAAACTACATCGGTGACGTGGTCCCCGAGGAGCTCACACGTCTCGTCAACAACGGGCACCTCTGCGCCTCCGGGGACTTCAGCCGGATCGCCGAGTGCGACGTGGTGGCTATCTGCGTCCCCACTCCGCTGGACCGCTACAAGCAGCCCGACATGACCTACGTGGAGACCTCCGCCCGCACCGTCGCCCAGTATGCCCACAAGGACATGCTCGTGGTTCTTGAATCCACCACGTGGCCCGGCACCACCGAGGAGATCCTTAAGCCCATCTTCGAGGAAAAGGGATTCACCGTGGGGAAGGACCTCCACCTCGCCTTCTCCCCCGAGCGGGTGGACCCAGGCAACCTCCTCTACAAGACCAAGAACACCCCTAAGGTCGTGGGCGGATGCACCCCAGAATGCACCAAACACGCCAAGGCGCTCTACGAGGCCGTTCTCCAGGCGCCTATATTTGCCGTCTCCACCCCCAAGGAAGCGGAAATGACCAAGATCCTCGAGAACACCTTCCGGATCGTCAACTGCGCTCTCGCCAACGAAATGGCCATCATCTGCCACAAGATGGGCGTCAACATCTGGGAGGTCATCGCCGCGGCCGCCACCAAGCCCTTCGGCTTCGTTCCCTTCTACCCCGGTCCCGGCGTGGGAGGGCACTGCATTCCCATCGACCCGTACTACCTCACCTGGAAGGCCCGGGCCCACGACTACCACACCCGCCTCATCGAGATGGCCGGCGACATCAACGACGAGATGCCCGCCTACGTGGTCACCCGCCTCCAGGACCTCCTCAACGACCGGTGCAAGCCCATGAAGGGAAGCCGGATACTCCTGCTGGGTGTTGCCTACAAGGGCGACATCGACGACCTCCGCGAATCCCCGGCCCTCAAGGTCTGGGACGAGCTCGAACATAAAGGCGCCGCGGTTGACTACTTCGACCCCTACTGCCCGAAGGCGAAACGCCCCGGGGGAACGAGAAAATCAATCGAACTCACCCCTGAAGCGCTTGCAGCCTACGACGCCGTCATCGTCACCACGGCTCACAAAAAGGGAGTGGACTACAGCCTCGTGGAGAACCACGCCTCCCTCGTCCTGGATACCAAGAACGTCTACGGCGGGAAAGAACGGGAGAACATCGTGCTGTTATGAAGTCACAAGGTACAAGCCTCATTACCAAAATGAACGCTGATCTGAATGAGGTTGAGCGGATCCGCAGCCTTATCCGGAAGGGAGAAGGTCTGACCATTGAGTTTAAAGAATCAGGGCGGGCTCTCAGCAAAAGCGTGTACCAAACAGTATGTGCCTTTCTCAACCGGAACGGGGGAAATATTCTTCTTGGAGTAGCCGATGACGGTAGAATTACAGGAATTGATCAGGGTAACATTTCCAGAATAAAAAGAGAATTTGCCTCGACTTTGAACAATCGGGAAAAAATCAGTCCGCCGCCCTACCTGGCCTTGAATGAAATCGAAATAGACGGTGTCACGATCCTGCAGGTCTTTGTTCCCGAGAGTTCTCAGGTGCATCGCTGCGCAGGGCGAATTTTTGACCGCAGCGAGGACGGAGATATCGATATCACGGGAAATACCCGGTCTGTGGCGGAGCTTTACATACGAAAACAAAACTCCTACTCGGAGAACCGTATCTACTCCCATGCCGAACTCGCAGATCTCCGCGAAGACCTTATAGCCCGCGTCAGGAAAATAGCGGGAATCCAGCGAAAGGATCATCCCTGGACGCGCATGGATGATATGGAACTGTTAAAAAGTGCGCAACTGCACCAGGTGAACCTTGAAACGGGGAAAAGCGGTATTACCCTGGCGGGTATCCTTTTGCTCGGAAAGGACGAATCCATACTTTCCGCAGTTCCCCATCATCGGACTGATCTGATCCTGCGTATAAAAAATGTTGACCGTTACGATGACCGCGACGTCGTTCACACAAACCTGATCGACAGCTACGACAGGATCATGGCATTTATCGCAAAACATCTACCTGACCCCTTCCATCTTGAACGAGACACGCGCTTTAGCCTGCGGGAGCTGATATTCAGGGAAATCGCATCAAACATCCTCATCCACAGAGAATATTCAAACCCCTTTCCCGCAAAGCTCATCATCGGAAAAGATGATGTACGCACAGAAAACAGCAATAAATCCCATGGATTCGGGCTGATTGACCCCAAGTCATTCTCTCCTTTCCCTAAAAACCCGGTAATTGCCAGGTTTTTCAGGGAAATAGGCCGTGCGGACGAACTTGGTTCCGGTGTGCGCAACCTTACAAAATACGGTGAAGCATACGGAGGCAGAATGCCGGAACTAATGGAGGGGGACATCTTCAGAACCATTGTCTATCTGCCGACCGCGGACAAAAAGGATGTCACCACGGAAGTTACCATGGAAGTCACCACGGAAGTCGCCATGGAAGTTCTTTTCCTTTCCGCGTTTCACGGTGAAATGAGCAGGCGTGAACTTCAGGCCAGGCTAGGGCTGAAAAATGCTGAACACTTTCGCCAAAAATACCTCGCCCCCGCGCTGGAATCCGGACTGATTGAGATGACGATACCGGACAGACCGAAAAGCCGTCTGCAACAGTATCGTTTGACGGAAAAAGGCGGGAAAGAAC is a window of Aminivibrio sp. DNA encoding:
- a CDS encoding nucleotide sugar dehydrogenase translates to MESTTRIAIIGLGYVGLPLAVEFGKKYPTTGFDIKPRRIQELSSGIDRTLEVSQADLSASPHLSFTSNPADIKHCTVFIVTVPTPVDDHKRPDLTPLRKASETVGSVLKKNDIVIFESTVYPGCTEEECVPILEKTSGLVFNKDFFCGYSPERINPGDKNHSVTSIKKVTSGSTVETAKKVDALYKSIISAGTHPAGSIKEAEAAKVIENTQRDINIAFVNELALIFDKMGIDTLSVLEAAGTKWNFLPFRPGLVGGHCIGVDPYYLTYKAESLGYHPEIILSGRRINDAMGAYVAGRVIKLMIKKTAHRRSQGTCPRHDLQGKLP
- a CDS encoding UDP-glucose/GDP-mannose dehydrogenase family protein; the protein is MDIIRELQDFGCRVSVFDPWADPLEVKEEYGLTMLSDLAEAKQTPFNAVVVAVGHNEFREIDPRSLVPSDGVVFDVKGIFDKNAIDGRL
- a CDS encoding NAD-dependent epimerase, whose product is MKVLVTGTAGFIGYHTALRLIERGDEVVGIDNINDYYDVRLKFGRLKECGIDPEKAVLWNKEVQSGCYPKYRFLRLDLADRQGTADLFERETFQRVIHLAAQAGVRYSLVNPHAYIDSNITGTLNILEGCRHNGVEHLVYASSSSVYGLNETMPFSTSDSVDHPVSLYAATKKSNELMAHSYSKLYNLPTTGLRFFTVYGPWGRPDMALFLFTKAILENKPIDVFNNGEMSRDFTYVDDIVEGILRVLDNPPEPDKQWSGACPSPASSPAPYKIYNIGNSSPVRLMDFIEAIEAALGKKAQKNYLPLQKGDVPVTWADTSDLEKSFGYKPATPVKEGIERFVEWYRKFYGE
- a CDS encoding DapH/DapD/GlmU-related protein, whose protein sequence is MSVSNTVFIPETATLGHNVVVEDDVEIGPGVEIGHNVVIRRGVRIGENCKILDGAVLGKQPAKASLSATTGEPRVLPPLVLGRAVTIGANCVIYRGAVLGDGVFVGDLASIREDVAIGELTIIGRGVTIENKTTIGRKCKIETEAYITAMSTVEDYCFIAPCVAFTNDNFLGRTEDRKKHFGGPTLKKGARIGANATLLPGVTVGEDALVAAGSVVTKDVPSRTIVVGSPAKVLRSVPEEQLIENQIFFDK
- a CDS encoding nucleotide sugar dehydrogenase, with amino-acid sequence MTLLEKITGKTARVGVIGLGYVGLPLAVEKAKAGFSVIGFDVQKEKCDSVNRGENYIGDVVPEELTRLVNNGHLCASGDFSRIAECDVVAICVPTPLDRYKQPDMTYVETSARTVAQYAHKDMLVVLESTTWPGTTEEILKPIFEEKGFTVGKDLHLAFSPERVDPGNLLYKTKNTPKVVGGCTPECTKHAKALYEAVLQAPIFAVSTPKEAEMTKILENTFRIVNCALANEMAIICHKMGVNIWEVIAAAATKPFGFVPFYPGPGVGGHCIPIDPYYLTWKARAHDYHTRLIEMAGDINDEMPAYVVTRLQDLLNDRCKPMKGSRILLLGVAYKGDIDDLRESPALKVWDELEHKGAAVDYFDPYCPKAKRPGGTRKSIELTPEALAAYDAVIVTTAHKKGVDYSLVENHASLVLDTKNVYGGKERENIVLL
- a CDS encoding Fic family protein, giving the protein MKSQGTSLITKMNADLNEVERIRSLIRKGEGLTIEFKESGRALSKSVYQTVCAFLNRNGGNILLGVADDGRITGIDQGNISRIKREFASTLNNREKISPPPYLALNEIEIDGVTILQVFVPESSQVHRCAGRIFDRSEDGDIDITGNTRSVAELYIRKQNSYSENRIYSHAELADLREDLIARVRKIAGIQRKDHPWTRMDDMELLKSAQLHQVNLETGKSGITLAGILLLGKDESILSAVPHHRTDLILRIKNVDRYDDRDVVHTNLIDSYDRIMAFIAKHLPDPFHLERDTRFSLRELIFREIASNILIHREYSNPFPAKLIIGKDDVRTENSNKSHGFGLIDPKSFSPFPKNPVIARFFREIGRADELGSGVRNLTKYGEAYGGRMPELMEGDIFRTIVYLPTADKKDVTTEVTMEVTTEVAMEVLFLSAFHGEMSRRELQARLGLKNAEHFRQKYLAPALESGLIEMTIPDRPKSRLQQYRLTEKGGKELEKMRKKQPFGR